Proteins encoded by one window of Rutidosis leptorrhynchoides isolate AG116_Rl617_1_P2 chromosome 7, CSIRO_AGI_Rlap_v1, whole genome shotgun sequence:
- the LOC139860012 gene encoding uncharacterized mitochondrial protein AtMg00300-like, with protein MCPIRDWFATYREINGGKVLMGNDVACKVVGIGTIQIKMYDGTVRTLTEVRHVPELKKNLISLGTLESIGCEYRVRGGVLKVSRGALVVMKGERFNGLYLLKGNTVTGAAGVSSSDKDVDTTKLWHMRLGHMSERGMMELSKRGLLCGQNIGKLEFCEHCVFGKQSRIKFGTAVHRTKGTLDYIHTDLLGPSPVPSKAMEDDDREADWKVHQALEN; from the exons ATGTGTCCTATTAGGGATTGGTTTGCCACCTATCGAGAAATAAATGGTGGTAAAGTCCTTATGGGAAATGATGTAGCTTGTAAGGTTGTTGGCATAGGAACAATCCAAATCAAGATGTATGATGGCACGGTGAGGACTTTGACAGAAGTCAGGCATGTTCCAGAATTGAAGAAGAATCTTATTTCCTTGGGTACTCTGGAATCCATCGGTTGCGAGTATCGAGTTCGAGGTGGAGTATTAAAAGTCTCTAGAGGTGCACTTGTTGTGATGAAAGGTGAAAGGTTCAACGGCCTTTACTTGTTAAAGGGTAACACGGTCACTGGTGCGGCTGGAGTTTCTTCATCAGATAAAGATGTAGATACCACCAAGTTATGGCACATGCGCCTTGGCCACATGAGCGAGAGAGGAATGATGGAACTTAGTAAACGAGGTTTGCTATGTGGCCAGAATATCGGAAAATTAGAATTCTGCGAGCACTGTGTATTTGGCAAACAGAGCCGAATAAAGTTTGGCACAGCCGTTCATAGGACAAAAGGTACTTTGGATTATATCCATACAGATCTTTTGGGTCCATCTCCTGTTCCTTCAAAAG caatggaagatgatgatagagAAGCAGACTGGAAAGTTCATCAAGCGCTTGAGAACTGA